The DNA sequence AATGGGCTCTTTTTTAGCAGGGTGCATTAAGTGGTGATTGCCCTGGAGGTGTCAGTGTAGAGAATGGGCTCTCTTTTTAGCAGGGTGCATTAAGTGGTGATTGCCCTGGATGTGTCAGTGTAGAGAATGGGCTCTCTTTTTAGCAGGGTGCAGTAACTGGTTTTGACCTGTATGTATCAGTGTGGAAAGTGGGCTCTTTTTTTAGCAGGGTGCAGTAACTGGTGTTTGACCTGTGGGTGTTGGCATGGAGAGTAGGAACAGAGTGCAGTAGCTGGTGATTTGTCTGTAGGCGTCAGTAGTGTTGAGGGGCAGCTTgggtgggggttttggggtgtTAAGTGACAGTAGCTGCTCTTATCGTTGGTCGTTCATCTCCTCCGCTGTGTCCCTGTCCTGTTATAGCTCCTTTAGCTCTCTCCTGCAGACGCTGATCAGGCTTCAGCTGCTCCTCTTAGTGAGACCCTGTCCCTCCTCAGGAGCGTGCTGTTCGAGCTCCTCTGCTCCTGCACGGTGAATTCAACAGAAGCAGTGAGGGGGAGTGAGCGTACGCAGAGCACAGTCACTTCTGATTTGATGAGGCTTCAGACACATCGGCAGCTTTAATGTGGAGTTCTGGGTGATGAAAGATTTCGCGGGCGAGAGAAGAGCTCATTAGCGGCATTGAGGAGCTCGAATAAAGAGCTAATGCCTGATGAGAGCCAAACTCTTAGCGGGGATTTTCTCCGGAGTGGTGAATGTGGATGCATCCTGGCTTCAGCTGTGAGAGTGTCACTCTTGGGGCTCAAACACCCAGTGTGATTTACTGTGTTTGGTTACAGTTGCCCTAACACCCAGTGTGATTTACTGTGTTTGGTTACAGTTGCCCTAACACCCAGTGTGATTTACTGTGTTTGGTTACAGTTGCCCTAACACCCAGTGTGGGTTACTGTGTTTGGTTACAGTTGCCCTAACACCCAGTGTGGTTTACTGTGTTTGGTTACAGTTGCCCTAACACCCAGTGTGGTTTACTGTGTTTGGTTACAGTTGCCCTAACACCCAGTGTGGTTTACTGTGTTTGGTTACAGTTGCCCTAACACCCAGTGTGGGTTACTGTGTTTGGTTACAGTTGCCCTAACACCCAGTGTTGGTTACTGTGTGTGGTTGCAGTCACACCTAACCCCCAGTGTGGTTTACTGTGTGTGGTTGCAGTCACATAGACATCCAATTTATTGGGCTTTGGACTTATAGAGTCCAATATTATGTACTTTTTCAATTGGTTATTTCCAGGGCTGTGTCTAAATGAGAACCTACTCATTGAATAGttgttgagtacactggataAGTGAGTTAAGTATGCAACATTTTCTCTAgatgtagtgtacttaaaattcCAGGATGGTATACTCATCGCCAGGGTTTTTCTGGGTATATTCAGGAGCATACTTTTCAGGACAAAAATTACCATTTTGTTCCTATAAATATGAGGCTCAGCTTCACTTCAAAAACGAGGTGCTGCTTTACTGAAATTTTCCTTCAATAACAATGACATGTGACCATGGCCACAAGGGCGGAAAGTCTTACGACTCTTCCACAGTATGGTTGGAAAATAGTATAAAGGAGACTTTTTGCAGACTGCCCATCGTGTACTAAAACGTGAGCACTAAACAGTATGCAGTATGTTCAGTAGACAGTACATATTTTGACGACACAGTTAAGAGGCTGATTCAGCCATAGCCCAGGGTCAGGCGTAGGCAGTTGGTTGTGCTTCTGTCAGGAGCtgaaattgattgattggtcaCCTTGGAGAACAGAAGGAGCCTGTAGGGTAATTTTTTGACTTGTGACACACAACATCCctctcaatccccccccccctcccctttatGCCAAAGGCCTAGCCTCtaatgtgtgcacacactggcCATCTCtaatgcgtacacacacaataATTGCTTGTCTGGGCATGTGGACACACACGTCTCACTTTGTGCCCATaatgtacacgcacacgcacacacacacacacgcacacacacgcacaaggaTCTGTGCAAGCACCGGGCTGTCTATGCATAAACAGAGAATTTGTACAGGAGGGTTGAATTCTGTCTGAGGTTTACTTGCCCTCCCAGTGACTTCCAACATCTGCCACACACATCTGACAGGAACCAAACCAGACTttccctaccccccaccccccttccctaaAATAAGTCGTACGTCAGGACTCAGCTGGTTAGAGATTAACTCTGCAGTCCCTTTTGGAAATCCCAGATGAGCTGGCTTGTAAATACAAATCAAATTTTGCACAGAAGTGACTTTGATAGGAAAGTCATGGCAAACTATGATTTCTGACAGGAGGTAGCCTGAAAACAACAGAGATAGTATGGCAATGTTGCTGTACAGCACCAGCTCCTATACACAGGCACTATTCTGCAACAGGATACAGGTACTAGCAGTATACAACACCAGCACCCAGATACAGGTGCTATACTGCAACAGGATACAGGTACTAATGCTGTACAACACCAGAACCCAGATACAGGTGCTGTACTGCAACAGGATACAGGTACTAATGCTGTACAACACCAGAACCCAGATACAGGTGCTATACTGCAACAGGATACAGGTACTAATGCTGTACAACACCAGAACCCAGTACAGGCACTATTCTGCAACAGGACACAGGTACTAGCAGTCTACAGCTCCTGCACCCAGGTACCTAAGTACATGTGCAATTCTGCAACAGGGTACACGTACTGTACGGCAGTTGCATCCGGTAACtgctgtatctttttttttttttgtgtgtgtgtgtgtgtgttttccagtgttgtaatgaaatgaaatgcccAAATGGCTCTTGGCTTGGCTAGTTTTTTGTTCCTTGGGAGGCGCAGTGCGAGTGAATGATACTGAGTATTTTACAACCGTCTCagaatattacagtatatattacCTTCCCTTAAACAAATGCCTTGGAGCAGCAGAACTGTTCTGCAGGCCTCTGTTTGTTGAGCAGTGAGTGTTGAGCCAGAGAGCGGTGAGCCCAGCGGTCAGCGCCGTGCTGGGCGGGCAGACGGAGCGAGCGACCCGGAGAGGACGCTGGCCCTTTAAGACCGGTCTCCCTGACCCACTTTCCCCTGGCGACAGATCTAATTCAGTGCATCTGCAGTGGATCTCAGAGCTGTCCCGCGTAATCTGCTCGGATGGAGAGGACCCCAAATTGGGGGCATTAGGACATCTGTCCTCCTCCTTTGCGTTCatgtgcgtgcgtctgcgtaAGAGTTCCATATGTCCACACTTGAGTATCAGATGTCCAGTTATGGACATCATGCATAGAGACCTTCCCCAGCCACCTGCTACTGTTGGAGAGGAGTCGCACAATGAAAGCTAGAGCTTGTTGTTATTATTCTGCTTCTTGCCAAAAAAGAAGCTCCAGTTGCTACATAAAACTGTTTGTTCTGTACTGAGGGAGCCCCTTCCCCATAAAGCAGTTTGTTCTGTACTGAGGGATCACCTTCCCCATGAAGCAGTTTGTTCTGTACTGAGGGAACACCTTCCCCATAAAGCAGTTTGTTCTATACTGAGGGAGCCCCTTCCCCATAAAGCAGTTTGTTCTGTACTGAGGGATCACCTTCCCCATAAAGCAGTTTGTTCTGTACTGAGGGAGCCCCTTCCCCATAAAGCAGTTTGTTCTGTACTGAGGGAGCCCCTTTCCCATAAAGCAGTTTGTTCTGTACTGAGGGAGCCCCTTCCCCATAAAGCAGTTTGTTCTGTACTGAGGGAGCCCCTTCCCCATGAAGCAGTTTGTTCTGTACTGAGGGAACACCTTCCCCATTAAGCAGTTTGTTCTGTACTGAGGGAGCCCCTTCCCCATAAAGCAGTTTGTTCTGTACTGAGGGAGCCCCTTTCCCATAAAGCAGTTTGTTCATCATTACAGAGAACCCCTTTCACATGAAGCAGTCGCACAGAGAAACTGTTCACCCGAGTTTTTTCCTCATAGAAGAACCCCTTTCTCCaagagcccccccaccccctccccccacacacacacacgcgcacacacacacacacacaacccctgTCACAGAATGCAGTGTCAAATTGTGCAGTGATCTTGAACAGGCTATAAAAGGAGGGGTGAGCGAGCGAATGTGCTGGCTGATTAGGCTGCATTTTAAGTACCGGGAACACCGAGTACAGTCAGCGGTCCCCGCGCTCGTACAAATGGGACAAGGctctccagttttttttttttttttcttttccctatCAGACTTTCAGCTGTAAATCATTGCATGTGCATTAAAGGGAACGTGATTGCCTTTATATTGTTAGCGCTCTCCGGTGGTTTTTCACTGTGACAGTTGGGCGGGGACAGCGGCCGGAGCCGCATCGGCGCGATCGCGGCTACGGTTTTTCGGCGCggcgcccgcgcccgcgccctGCGGTGACGTGCTTTTTGTGCTCACCCCgtccttccctccctccgcAGCGGAGCGGCCCCTCGCCCTGCCCCGCCTGAGCGCCCAGccgaccccccgcccccccgacctGGACGCCCTCCTGGAGGCGGCGATGGCGCAGGTCCGGCAGCGCGCCCGGGGGGCCCTGGCGCCCGTGGCCTGCGTGCAGGCGGTCGCGGCGGCCGCCAACCTGCCCTACGGCCAGGGGATGAGGAAGGAGAGCGAGCTGATGGACACCCTGTTCGGCTCGGGACAGGCCCGGGCCCTGCAGTACTGCTTCTTCTCCCAGAGGGCCGTGGGGAAGTGGAGCACGCCCAGCGGAGCGCGCTGGGACAACAGCGCCCCCCGCCCGGTCCGCAAGGCCGCCGTCATAGGCACGTACCGACCGCCAACCCCGCCAACGCTCCCACAGCTGCTACACTGTACTGAGAGAAGCTGTACGATGTTAAACCTGACTCTCTTCATTCAGAGAAACAGTGCCGTGACCTTGACACAAGCCAAGCCTCTGAGGCTAATATCACGCTGAATTAAATATGTTAGGAAAATGTCCCATCTAGGATTAAAGCTGCGTGTTACAAAGAGGTTCAGTTCTGCTCCTCAGTCCAGTCTTTTTCTGTTGAACAGCACTGAGACGGCTAAAATTAAAAGTGTTCTGATCCATTTTAGAATGCCAGGATTTGAGCAGTAGAAGTGATTCCACTGTAGCTCAGTTTGTTATTCTGATGTAGCTGTAAGCAGTTTTGTGTGAAGAAAGTGTGAATCTGTTGTGGTCATGGGAGATACTGTGTAGCAGTCTGGAACTGGACAAGCCCCTGGCAGTTCCCTGTCAGAGGGGATGTGGTCAAAGGGGCAGTAGGGCAGAAGTTTGTGTGAAGATGAGATGGCACATCTACAGTTGTGACTTTGTTCCAAAAACCCACATACAATGGCATTTTTCTGGGCcaatatttgtgtatatagaATAGAACAGGATATAATAACTAGAATAGGATAGAATAACCTTGTATATGTGAAAAATGGGAATTTGCAAATTAGCAAATGatgagtttgagtttgaatatGTGTGTCCATTAATGTATTATGTTCCGTCTAATGCTGTCTGTATGTCTTtagttgtgtgtgcatgtacattaaCGTTCTGAGTAATGACCATGTCCCCTGCAGGTCTAGGCACTATGGGGAGAGGGATAGTCGTGTCCTTCGCTCGGGCGGGGATCCCGGTAGTTGCCGTAGAGATGGACGCAAAGCAGCTGGAGGCGGGCAGTCAGGCGGTGGCCGGCATGTTGGAGAGAGACGCGGCgaggcggggggcggagccagcccTGGGCCTGGTGCGCTACGCGGCGGACCTGCGGGACCTGCGCGAGGTGGACCTGGTGGTGGAGGCCGTGTTCGAGGACCTGGCCCTGAAGAGGCAGGTGTTCGGCGAGCTGTCATCCGCTTGCGAGCCCgacactctgctctgctccaaCACCTCCAGCCTGGACCTGGACCAGTTGGCGGCCGCCGTCCGCCGCCCGGAGCTGGTGGTGGGCATGCACTTCTTCGCCCCGGCGCACGTGATGAAGCTGCTGGAGGTCGTCTGCGGGCCGcgctccgcccccgccgccgtgGCGACGGTCATGCAGCTGGGCAAGAGGCTGGGGAAGGTGAGCGTCGCCGTGGGCAACAGCCCGGGCTTCGTGGGGAACCGCATGCTCATGCCCTACCTAAGGCAGGCCAGCTTCCTGCTGGAGGAAGGAGCCTCGCCCGAGCAGGTGGATGGGGCGCTGGAGGAGTTTGGCTTCCCCATGGGCGTGTTCAGGATGTCCGACATGTCCGGGCTGGACGTGGGGTGGAGGGTGCGCAAGGGGTTTGGGCTGACGGGGCCCGGTGTGGCCCCGGGGGAGCCCACGCGCAGCCGGCAGGGGTCCAGGTACTGCCCCCTGCCGGACCTCCTGTGCGAGCAGGGTCGGCTGGGCCAGAAGACGGGGAGCGGCTGGTACCTGTACGACGGGCCCGGAGGGCAGGAGGCCAGGCCCGACCCCTGGATGCGGGGCTTCCTGGAGGAGTACCGGAGCCTCCACGGCCTGCGCGCGCGCCCCATCAGccagcaggaggtgctggagcgcTGCCTGTACGCGCTCACCAACGAGGGCTTCCGCGTCCTGGAGGACGGCATGGCCGCGGGGCCCGAGGACGTGGACGTCATCTACGTGGTGGGCTACAGCTGGCCGGCGCACACGGGCGGGCCCATGTTCCACGCGGCGGCCGTCGGCCTGCCCGCCGTCCTGGACAGGCTGGAGCACTACCACCGGGCCCACCCCGACGTCCCGGAGCTCCAGCCCAGCCCCCTCCTGCGCAAGCTGGTCGCCATGGGCAGCCCGCCCATCCACAAGTGGAGGGAGGTCATCAAGGGCATCCACAGTCAGCTGTGAGAAGCCCAGGTCACCACCATTCCAGCTCAAATAAGTTGATCAGTTAATCGTTTAATTAAGTGCCTCCGTGTTTCTTTGCTCTTATAATAAGAAGTGACTGTGAATGATGTAACAATGTTTCTGCCGCCCTGATTCGTCAAAACCAATtgtcctggaggactgcagtgtcCTGAAGGTTTCTTATGTaggcgcatgcacacatgaccTCAGAATCACCAACTAGTTCAGGTCCAGgaaaccaggtgaagtgagttaactgcaataaactgctttaattgatcaataagtgctgaataacaacaaaaaaaccagcaggttTTTGGCGCTCGATGGGCTGGACCAACTGAGTACTGGTCCAAACTATAGGTAATTGTTGACTGTATTCAACTGAGAAAAACCTTGAAAAGTTTCAGCTAAACTATGACTATTAAAGGTGCTATATAACCCcgactcattacattacatttacataaaatttatttagctgacacttttatccaaagcaatgaaaaaaaagtccatatcatggtcattggaaaaAACTCATGTTTTGAGTCAGGATTACGGTTCTCTAGACACTGGATGGAGTTTCAAATAAACCGCTCCTTTGATGACAGGGCAAAAGCTGGTGAGGAATTTGGAATATGCACAACAAGCAAACTTTGATCATAACCTTAatattttttggcttttgtgaagtCTGAAAATGGAGATgacaaaaagctgaaaatgctttttatcATCTTTTCAAacagctgaaaataaatgactaaaacaTCTGGTCTGTTATccaccatatttttttttgcatgcttgGAATTGCAAGGGTTGCCCGTGGCTAAGGTTGAGTTTGTGAGACCGGGGCTGAGAGATTCCTTGTCTGACCTCTAACGTGGCTTAGGGAACCCTTGGGGGTTTTATAATACAGGTTTACTGAAATTGCCGATAATTCCCTTTGAAAGAGAATGTTCATCCGATCTCCGTGTGATGACATTCTGAGGCAATCGAAGCATTTTCtcgttttttgtattttcttcacTGGCCATGAACTTGGAGGCTTTCAGTCTTATCCTTGGCATGCCCCTGCATGGGATTATGGGatctattttgaaaaaaaaaatttttttttaataaaatgcacaaaatgaatTTGGAGTTTAGCAGAAGGTTTTATCCCGAGTGACTTATACggattacttttatttaaaagaaaatcagtTTTACAGCTGGGCGTTCGACAGAAGCCAGTCGGGTGAAGTGCCTCGCTTTAGGGCACGCTGGCATCGTACCTCCTGGGAATGGAACCGACATCCTTACGAGTTACGAGCGCGGCTCCCTGACCGTCGTACCGCACCGCCGGGAGGGAGGCTCGTAACCTGCCGCGGCGCGTTCTCGGCACGGAAGGAAACGGGCGGGACGGAGGGGCTGTTGTCGCTCATAAAAGCCCAGCAATTGGATGGCGTGTTTGACAAATGTTAGCGAATTAAAGGTTATGCTTTAGGGGCTGGCACACGCCTTTTTACGACCCGCGGTGCGCGTGATGTTGTGAAACTGCCAAATTCGATTCCACGCGGACCTCCACAGAGTTTATAGATGTTGGCCGTTTAATGAAATGATATTGAAGCTGAACGTGCACTCTCGTGAACTGTGTCCTGCGGGGCCTATAAGGGTATATGATCATATGAAGGGAAGGTGAAGTTTTGGACCGGTCTTGGCAGGTGAATGTATTTAGATccaaatcaatcaaaatgtttttttgtacagaCACTTTTGATGGAATCAAGAATGGAAACCTCTAAACCAtctggaaaaacagaaatgatgtgatccccacaaaaaaaagaatcttaTAGACACTCTTGGATGtggtgggaagaaaaacaacgGAACAAAATAAAGGTTTGTAGTGtaaataatgtacagtaatagCCACCAGCTGTCTAAATACTctacatggccaaatgtatgtggacacctgacatccaacatctcttccaaaattatgggcattaatacatagttggtccaccctttgctgctataacaacctccactcttctgggaaggctttgtacTAAATGTTGGAGagttgctgcagggatttgcttccattcagcctgaCGAGctttagtgaggtcgggcactgattgggtaatTGGGTCTGGCTTGCAGTTGGGTTTTCAAATTGATCCCAATGGTATTGGAtgtggttgaggtcagggctctgtgcagaccagtcaagttcttccacatcgtTCACGACAAACgcatttctatatggacttcGCTGTGTGCCGgggtgcattgtcatgctgaaacaggaaagggccatccccaaactgttgggtatgcgcagaatcatctagaatgtgattgtatgctgtagcattaagatttgccttcactggaactaagggacctagcctaaaccatgaaaaacagccttggaccaaggggtgtccagatacttttggtcatacagtgcAAATGTAGTCTGTCAGATTGCCTTCAGTGGGATGTGTTTGGGGTCTTCCTACCATTCAACAAGTTAGATTGAGTTGCTGGCATGCTTTAACTGAAGAAATTGAGGTGTTCACTAATGTTGCATTTGTGCTTTCATTATGCTCAGATGTGGGCGACATGGTGgtgcactgtcacctcacagcaggggttcgaatcctggcctgggcctttctgtgtggagtttgcatgttctccctgtgtttgtggggtttcctccaggtactccagtttcctcccacagttaaAAGACATGCAGATTAGGCTAATGACTAGTCCAgcgtgtattcctgcctctcgcccagtgcatgctgggataggctccagtgccccccacaaccctgaccaggaataagcaggtactgataatggatggatattcAGATGTACGTATGATtcatgcaggcttttgttttgacACCTGAAAGCCAGTGCTCTTTGACGGGCTTGCCTAAATGGCTGTTTGGTGTTCTCTGGCAGCTTTGCTTTATTCAGGGTTTCATGCCGTTTGCATGTGCTTTAGTGATGCGACATTGATTATGCTGTTCTTGGCTTTGTTGGGCTATAGCTGTAAGCTTTGAAGAGCTTTGAAGCTTTGAAAGGCAGCAGACTGAATTGAGACTGCTTAGAGAATGCAGAGCATGGGTTTACCATAGAAGTGGAAAAATGACAGATCAAAGGGGATGTGCATGGTAATTCTACCATAGAAGCTAAAGCTGAATTATAAATGTCTCTGTGATCACTGATTAGATGTGGTTGTTACATTAATGATCATTCATTTGTTCTCACTGTCTTTCAAGTCTTTGCCTTATCAATAAAGGAAAGCTACTTATTGTGATTGTCACatcttttaaataatatataaaaatgatgcTTGGATTTACTGTCAGATCCTTAAGCACAGAGATCCCTTCTTATGTGAGTTAATAATAACTGTGCCTT is a window from the Anguilla anguilla isolate fAngAng1 chromosome 3, fAngAng1.pri, whole genome shotgun sequence genome containing:
- the ehhadh gene encoding peroxisomal bifunctional enzyme, translated to MARYTRIPGSLALITLTNPPVNALSVAVRQGIIDTMSRALSDPEVKGVVLCGENRKFCGGADIREFAGPMKGPHLVPTFDSIEAAEKPVVAAIEGVALGGGLELALACHYRIAHVKARLGLPEVTLGLLPAAGGTQRLPRLIGVPAALDLITTGRHVSAQEALKLGIVDRVTDGDAREVAAEFARSVSAERPLALPRLSAQPTPRPPDLDALLEAAMAQVRQRARGALAPVACVQAVAAAANLPYGQGMRKESELMDTLFGSGQARALQYCFFSQRAVGKWSTPSGARWDNSAPRPVRKAAVIGLGTMGRGIVVSFARAGIPVVAVEMDAKQLEAGSQAVAGMLERDAARRGAEPALGLVRYAADLRDLREVDLVVEAVFEDLALKRQVFGELSSACEPDTLLCSNTSSLDLDQLAAAVRRPELVVGMHFFAPAHVMKLLEVVCGPRSAPAAVATVMQLGKRLGKVSVAVGNSPGFVGNRMLMPYLRQASFLLEEGASPEQVDGALEEFGFPMGVFRMSDMSGLDVGWRVRKGFGLTGPGVAPGEPTRSRQGSRYCPLPDLLCEQGRLGQKTGSGWYLYDGPGGQEARPDPWMRGFLEEYRSLHGLRARPISQQEVLERCLYALTNEGFRVLEDGMAAGPEDVDVIYVVGYSWPAHTGGPMFHAAAVGLPAVLDRLEHYHRAHPDVPELQPSPLLRKLVAMGSPPIHKWREVIKGIHSQL